The region ATTATTTCATTTGCGGCTTCCAGTTCTTTGTGTTCATCGACCGAATCACCGGCAGCATCATCATCTTCATTATACGGCTTTTTTGCATCCAGTCCGTTTCGTATGTTGTATTCACCGTCCATATTTGCCTGTGTCGGCATATTAAATTTCTTTTTTTCTTGTTTTTTCATGACGATCACCTCATTAATAATCTTTGCTTGGAGGTATTTATTATTCATACCCTTGTAATACGATGTGTATCGTATTACAATGTAAACTAGAGGTGAAAAAATGGATCGTGAAATTATGAAAGGCAGTATTGATATTTTGTTACTTAATCTGCTGAACGGAAAAGATATGTATGGCTACGAGATGGTTAAGGTACTGAAGGAAAAAAGTGAACAACTTTATAATATGGGGGAAGGAACGCTTTATCCTGCACTTAAACGGATGGAAAAAAAGCAGTGGCTCGAATCATACTGGTATGAAACAGAGCACGGGAGAAGAAAATATTACCGGATTACGGATGATGGAAAGGATATCCTGGAAAAGAAATTGGACGAATGGAAAAGTGTCCATGATTTAATCACGAAAACATCGGGAGACATATCATGACCGGGTTGGAAAAACATGTAGAAAAAATTTTGAACTACATACAAAGTCCAAATGATGAACGGGAAGAGATACGGGAGGAACTTCTCAGTCACTTGGAGGAAGCAAAAATGTATTATATCAGCGAAGGATTCACGGAGAAAAAGGCTGAAAAGCAAGCGCTGTCAGAATTTGGTGCTTCAGATATGGT is a window of Virgibacillus ihumii DNA encoding:
- a CDS encoding PadR family transcriptional regulator, producing the protein MDREIMKGSIDILLLNLLNGKDMYGYEMVKVLKEKSEQLYNMGEGTLYPALKRMEKKQWLESYWYETEHGRRKYYRITDDGKDILEKKLDEWKSVHDLITKTSGDIS